A part of Ammospiza caudacuta isolate bAmmCau1 chromosome 5, bAmmCau1.pri, whole genome shotgun sequence genomic DNA contains:
- the STRA8 gene encoding stimulated by retinoic acid gene 8 protein homolog has protein sequence MGAPRRRRHRPPTAGAGRGGEEMTRPRPAPSGTTTPCVPCAPFPCPTLHPAGASSPRFSRLLIGRRRAAAARRLAARHVRLVLLGAGGGGAAALGAGRGTAGDCRKTHAKASLNPLRHLQEAEHCMAKQHLPQAHHWVPLARLFSSLRGRVLSQSDSCASKYQVLRKAKTSIQKLEQTLCSLLKMKASCSLEDGSPSSLEEVREEYVRRQFGSQSTTSASEDMSESESAIWYLLQECEKQTLEEYEKPELIQFSDTLSPDLVEFERYLYFYKHTVDLLVEHGIVCTGEVPLPEVSTAISHLWQELSEESRDSILQYCSQRDFLMDPKAACPEPACTEGSVRDSGGNSEEASGSSVSTPEEVMFEDAFDVAAGFLDRSKAQGLSSQSSAFASCTSENPEDHQRLYVQVTDFLKHLFFTNAQFCQEEDLHYDHETVMLRCTETFDDEDF, from the exons ATGGGGGCCCCGCGGCGCCGCCGGCACCGCCCGCCCACGgccggggcggggaggggaggggaggagatgACCCGGCCCAGACCAGCCCCAAGCGGGACTACAACTCCCTGCGTGCCTTGCGCGCCTTTTCCCTGCCCCACTCTCCACCCCGCTGGCGCGTCCAGCCCGCGTTTTTCCCGCCTTTTGATTGGTCGCCGCCGGGCGGCGGCTGCACGCCGATTGGCCGCCCGCCACGTGCGGCTGGTGTTGCTCGGCGCGGGCGGCGGAGGCGCGGCTGCGCTGGGGGCGGGGCGCG gcacagctggagacTGTAGGAAGACACATGCCAAAGCGAGTCTCAATCCCCTGAGACACCTGCAAGAGGCAGAACACTGCATGGCAAAGCAGCACTTGCCACAGGCACACCACTGGGTTCCTCTGGCAAGACTCTTCAGCAGCTTGCGGGGAAGAGTTTTATCCCAGTCAGACAGCTGTGCCTCGAAG TATCAGGTTTTGCGTAAGGCTAAGACATCTATCCAGAAGCTGGAGCAAACCTTGTGTTCTTTGCTGAAGATGAAAG CCAGCTGCAGTCTGGAGGATGGGAGCCCATCCAGCTTGGAGGAAGTCAGGGAGGAATATGTCAGGAGGCAGTTTGGCAGTCAGAG CACTACATCAGCCTCAGAAGATATGAGTGAAAGTGAATCTGCCATCTGGTATTTGCTTCAAGAATGTGAAAAACAAACCCTGGAAGAATATGAGAAGCCAGAATTGATCCAGTTTTCAGACACTTTATCCCCAGATCTAGTGGAATTTGAACG aTACCTGTATTTTTATAAGCACACAGTGGACCTGCTGGTAGAGCATGGAATTGTTTGCACCGGAGAGGTGCCTCTTCCTGAGGTCTCCACAGCTATTTCCCATCTCTGGCAAGAGCTTTCTGaagagagcagggacagcatcTTGCAGTACTGTAGCCAGAGAGATTTCCTCATGGATCCCAAGGCTGCTTGCCCAGAGCCTGCTTGCACTGAAGGTAGTGTGAGGGACAGCGGAGGTAACAGTGAGGAAGCCAGTGGTTCCTCAGTCTCCACACCAGAGGAA GTGATGTTTGAAGATGCATTTGATGTTGCTGCTGGTTTCCTTGACAGAAGCAAGGCTCAGGGATTGTCCAGCCAGAG TTCAGCATTTGCAAGCTGCACTTCTGAAAATCCAGAGGATCACCAGAGACTCTATGTGCAGGTCACTGACTTCCTAAAACACCTCTTCTTCACTAATGCACAGTTTTGCCAG GAAGAAGACCTTCACTATGATCATGAGACCGTGATGCTGCGGTGCACGGAGACCTTTGATGATGAAGATTTCTAA